The Arachis hypogaea cultivar Tifrunner chromosome 14, arahy.Tifrunner.gnm2.J5K5, whole genome shotgun sequence genome has a segment encoding these proteins:
- the LOC112741276 gene encoding alkaline ceramidase translates to MADTIASFWGPVTSTTECCENNYAHSSYIAEFYNTISNIPCILLALLGLINALRQRFEKRFTVLHLSNMALAIGSMLYHATLQHVQQQSDETPMVWEMLLYLYILYSPDWHYRTTMPIFLFLYGVVFAVFHSFFRFGIGFKAHYVILCLLCIPRTYKYYIYTEDLSAKRIAKLYVATLVLGTLCWLGDRFFCKEISTWPINPQGHALWHFFMGFNSYFANTFLMFCRAQQRGWKPKIVRLMGVLPYVKIEKLKRK, encoded by the exons ATGGCAGACACCATAGCCAGCTTTTGGGGTCCGGTTACATCAACTACAGAGTGTTGTGAAAATAATTATGCTCATTCATCATATATAGCAGAGTTTTATAACACAATATCCAACATTCCATGCATTCTTTTGGCTCTCCTTGGTCTTATAAATGCTTTACGACAGCGGTTTGAGAAAAGATTTACTGTTCTTCATCTATCGAATATGGCACTTGCCATTGGAAGCATGTTGTACCATGCCACACTGCAACATGT GCAACAACAGAGTGATGAAACTCCTATGGTATGGGAGATGCTGCTGTACTTGTACATCCTGTATTCTCCAGATTGGCATTATCGTACTACGATGCCCATCTTCCTATTTTTGTATGGTGTTGTTTTTGCAGTTTTCCATTCTTTCTTCCGTTTCGGCATTGGCTTTAAAGCACATTATGTCATTCTCTGTCTCCTCTGCATTCCAAGAACATACAAATATTACATTTATACTGAAGATTTGTCTGCGAAGAGGATTGCAAAGCTATATGTAGCCACCCTTGTATTAGGAACTTTATGTTGGTTAGGTGATCGGTTTTTCTGCAAGGAGATATCCACTTGGCCAATTAATCCACAGGGTCATGCTTTGTGGCACTTCTTCATGGGTTTCAATTCCTACTTTGCTAACACATTCTTGATGTTCTGCCGGGCTCAACAGCGTGGTTGGAAACCGAAGATTGTTCGTTTAATGGGTGTTTTACCATATGTGAAGATTGAGAAACTGAAAAGGAAGTAA
- the LOC112741277 gene encoding phosphatidate cytidylyltransferase 1-like, whose translation MQKDTSTNAPSSTGAKIRHRKRSTEAVPEVTKANGGQLLVDDKSKYKSMLIRAYSSIWMIGGFALIIYMGHLYITAMVVVIQIFMAKELFNLLRRAHEDRQLPGFRLLNWHFFFTAMLFVYGRILSPRLVNTVTSDMVLYRLVSSLIKYHMVICYALYISGFMWFILTLKKKMYKYQFGQYAWTHMILIVVFGQSSFTVASIFKGIFWFLLPATLIVINDIAAYIFGFFFGRTPLIKLSPKKTWEGFIGASISTIISAFLLANVMGRSKWLTCPRKDLTTGWLDCDPGPLFKPDPYSLSGWIPHWFPWQEITILPVQGHAVCLGLFASIIAPFGGFFASGFKRAFKIKDFGDSIPGHGGITDRMDCQMVMAVFAYIYHQSFVVPQSLSVEMILDQIFMNLSFDEQQALYRRLGEILQQGFQSHS comes from the exons ATGCAGAAGGATACTAGTACCAATGCCCCGTCATCTACTGGTGCCAAGATTAGGCACCGAAAACGCTCAACTGAG GCTGTTCCGGAAGTTACCAAAGCAAATGGAGGCCAGTTGCTTGTTGATGACAAAAGCAAATACAAGTCCATGTTAATTCGTGCATACTCATCCATTTGGATGATTGGTGGCTTTGCATTAATCATCTATATGGGTCACCTTTATATTACAGCAATGGTGGTTGTTATCCAAATCTTCATGGCAAAAGAGCTTTTCAATCTACTCAGGAGAGCACATGAAGATAGGCAACTTCCAGGATTTAGGCTATTAAATTG GCATTTTTTCTTCACCGCGATGTTATTTGTTTATGGACGTATTCTTAGTCCACGCCTCGTTAACACAGTAACTTCAGACATGGTATTATATCGGCTAGTGAGCAGTCTTATAAAGTATCATATGGTTATCTGCTATGCCCTTTACATTTCAG GATTTATGTGGTTCATTCTcacattaaagaagaagatgtaCAAGTACCAATTTGGCCAGTATGCTTGGACTCACATGATTCTAATTGTTGTATTTGGGCAGTCCTCCTTCACTGTGGCAAGCATTTTCAAAGGGATTTTCTG gtttcttcttcctgcaacactTATCGTCATTAATGACATTGCTGCTTATATTTTTGGTTTCTTCTTTGGAAGAACTCCTTTGATCAAGTTATCTCCAAAGAAAACTTGGGAGGGGTTTATTGGGGCTTCAATTTCAACTATCATCTCTGCCTTTCTG CTCGCTAACGTCATGGGTCGATCTAAGTGGCTAACATGTCCAAGGAAG GACTTGACAACTGGTTGGCTTGATTGTGATCCTGGCCCACTGTTTAAGCCAGACCCTTACTCCTTATCGGGATGGATTCCACACTGG TTTCCTTGGCAAGAGATAACAATCCTGCCAGTTCAAGGGCATGCTGTATGTCTTGGTTTGTTTGCTTCGATTATTGCACCTTTTGGAGGCTTCTTTGCAAGTGGCTTCAAAAGGGCTTTTAAAATAAAG GACTTTGGTGACAGTATTCCGGGACACGGGGGAATTACTGACAGAATGGACTGCCAG ATGGTAATGGCCGTGTTTGCCTATATATATCATCAGTCATTTGTTGTGCCACAAAGTTTATCAGTTGAAATGATCCTGGATCAG ATATTCATGAACCTATCATTCGATGAACAACAAGCTCTATACAGGAGGCTGGGGGAAATATTGCAACAAGGGTTTCAAAGCCATTCTTAG